A single Triticum dicoccoides isolate Atlit2015 ecotype Zavitan chromosome 2A, WEW_v2.0, whole genome shotgun sequence DNA region contains:
- the LOC119357352 gene encoding putative disease resistance protein At3g14460 produces the protein MSLSAFGIISAINECVNLFQSAKSAISSLRSRWSGSQEQSLHDHVLQLQSDLQRLCDILPAMYDLINGAEWRSHKRCVAMLLPSLKDVVCEAEDLIDEFRWYEMKVQAEGNATRSPFIDFLDKVIHGNFNKLNDVQVRLVHLSSQLEKMGLPGVTQHFDKLIRPETTSLPSETKIFGRDKELEHVLGFLNVPTNSKRKRATSSTIASTSASTSNQVSDESIILNLPVLPIVGIGGVGKTTLAQLICSHQGVKSHFEMIIWIFVSDDFDVKRLTKEVIESCLGNLATTDNLDSLQRALSERVKNKRLLIVLDDMWGDALKENGQCWKRFCAPFRSIQEGSAMLVTTRCPNVAEGVRTMEPIILEGLDDGVFWNFFKSCAFGSDGGNNDPELECIGRRILPKLKGSPLGAKTLGRMLSTDLQASHWNYILESELWELKQKETDILPALRLSYMYLPFYLKQCFAFCAVYPKDYIFQKERLAEIWVAEGFVEPQGRVKIQDIGCQYFEDLLARSFFQKAGSGGYVIHDLLHDMAQKVSEHDCIILRNKSDFDKVPQNVRHLYILPNGDFDNASLLRLCKDSPLKMVPSAFCLLYNLQFLYARKCKLESLPSDFGKLIKLLKFESNGLTYCAGGHMHLNSKDGQEQGFRLIKNLNQFRGNLVISNVGMLSKDHAAEVELKNKKYLDNLKLNMWDMQATQDALGFHKFNSHDKEIKEVLEVLEPPIKLKSLSLDNYDGVSLPSWFQPQNLPALKSLTFAVCVRLESISSPLISHSVNLNETHAAGIFMSLTNVTIDGCESISSLEHFLHPDCVPAIKTIRIEDCKIIECCALTYFYLQCEFVTSIQLQMWSLPALQILHIECKSLASIGGSTNLSISASTGSIGTFSSLVVLSIQSCQNFSTLDDFLTQEYVPAIVKIEILCCMELLSLPGENFGSFPHLKHLVVNKCPRLTWQRGLVLPSSLQRLVLTSCGDVSPHVPSCLDNLTSLVSLSIGGLSITSIPGDIWHNNLASLKELVIEDCPYIPTFIWWS, from the exons ATGAGCTTATCTGCTTTTGGGATCATTAGTGCCATCAATGAATGTGTCAATTTGTTCCAGTCAGCAAAATCTGCGATTTCATCTCTGCGCTCCCGATGGAGTGGCTCACAGGAGCAAAGTCTCCATGATCATGTATTGCAATTACAGAGTGACCTACAACGTCTCTGTGACATCCTTCCTGCAATGTACGACCTCATTAATGGAGCAGAGTGGAGAAGCCACAAACGCTGTGTGGCCATGCTCCTTCCTAGCCTCAAGGATGTCGTGTGTGAGGCTGAAGACCTTATTGATGAGTTTAGATGGTACGAGATGAAGGTGCAAGCGGAGGGCAATGCAACCCGATCTCCTTTCATCGACTTCCTTGATAAGGTCATTCATGGCAACTTCAACAAACTGAATGATGTCCAAGTAAGATTGGTTCATCTTTCGAGTCAGCTAGAGAAGATGGGGCTTCCTGGAGTTACACAACACTTTGACAAATTGATCAGACCGGAGACCACCTCTTTGCCAAGTGAAACAAAAATATTTGGACGTGACAAAGAGCTGGAGCATGTATTGGGATTTCTCAATGTACCTACAAATTCAAAACGCAAGAGAGCAACTAGTTCAACCATTGCATCAACAAGCGCATCAACAAGCAACCAAGTTAGTGATGAATCGATAATATTGAATCTTCCTGTTTTGCCAATAGTTGGAATTGGTGGTGTTGGAAAGACTACTCTGGCCCAACTAATTTGCAGCCATCAAGGAGTGAAGTCTCACTTTGAGATGATAATTTGGATTTTCGTCTCAGATGACTTTGATGTGAAGAGGTTAACTAAAGAGGTCATAGAATCATGTCTTGGAAATCTGGCAACAACTGATAATTTGGATTCTCTTCAGCGTGCTCTCTCTGAGCGTGTGAAAAATAAAAGATTATTGATAGTCCTTGATGACATGTGGGGTGATGCATTAAAGGAAAATGGGCAGTGTTGGAAGAGATTTTGTGCACCTTTTAGAAGTATCCAAGAGGGAAGTGCGATGTTGGTTACCACTAGATGTCCAAATGTCGCCGAGGGGGTGCGGACAATGGAGCCCATCATATTAGAAGGTCTAGACGACGGtgtcttctggaatttcttcaagtCATGTGCGTTTGGATCCGATGGTGGTAACAATGATCCTGAGTTAGAGTGCATTGGTAGAAGAATACTTCCTAAGTTGAAGGGTTCTCCTTTGGGCGCCAAAACACTGGGGCGCATGTTAAGCACGGACCTTCAAGCATCACATTGGAATTATATACTTGAAAGTGAACTGTGGGAGTTGAAACAAAAGGAGACTGACATTTTGCCTGCCCTTCGATTGAGCTACATGTATTTACCATTCTATTTGAAGCAGTGCTTCGCATTTTGTGCTGTGTACCCCAAAGATTACATCTTTCAGAAGGAACGCTTAGCTGAAATCTGGGTAGCAGAAGGCTTTGTGGAACCTCAAGGTCGTGTTAAAATTCAAGATATTGGCTGCCAGTATTTTGAAGACCTTCTAGCACGGTCCTTCTTTCAAAAGGCTGGCAGTGGTGGATACGTAATCCATGACTTGCTGCATGACATGGCACAAAAAGTTTCAGAGCACGACTGCATAATCTTAAGAAATAAGAGTGACTTTGATAAAGTTCCCCAAAATGTCCGTCATCTCTACATACTCCCTAACGGTGACTTTGACAATGCCAGCCTATTGAGACTATGCA AAGATTCTCCTTTGAAGATGGTTCCTTCAGCTTTTTGTTTGCTATATAATTTACAGTTTTTATATGCCAGGAAATGCAAACTAGAAAGCTTGCCCAGTGACTTTGGTAAGTTGATCAAGTTGCTGAAATTTGAGTCAAACGGATTAACATATTGTGCCGGGGGCCACATGCATTTGAATTCAAAAGATGGGCAGGAACAAGGATTTAGGTTAATAAAGAATTTGAACCAATTCCGGGGAAACTTGGTGATATCTAATGTTGGAATGCTAAGTAAGGATCATGCGGCTGAAGTTGAACTGAAAAATAAGAAATATCTTGACAACTTGAAGTTGAATATGTGGGATATGCAGGCTACACAGGATGCTTTAGGCTTCCATAAGTTTAACAGCCATGACAAGGAGATAAAAGAGGTGCttgaagttttggagcctcctatcAAACTCAAGTCTCTGTCCCTCGATAATTATGACGGTGTATCACTCCCAAGCTGGTTTCAACCACAAAACTTGCCAGCCTTAAAATCACTTACTTTTGCTGTTTGTGTTCGACTCGAGAGCATATCATCTCCCTTGATCTCACATAGTGTTAACTTAAATGAGACACATGCAGCTGGTATTTTCATGTCTTTGACAAACGTAACCATTGATGGGTGCGAAAGTATATCAAGCCTCGAACATTTTCTGCATCCAGATTGTGTACCGGCCATCAAGACAATAAGAATTGAAGATTGCAAGAT TATTGAATGCTGCGCCCTCACGTACTTTTATTTACAATGTGAGTTTGTCACATCTATCCAACTGCAAATGTGGAGTCTTCCAGCTCTACAGATATTGCATATCGAGTGCAAATCACTTGCATCTATTGGAGGCTCCACAAACCTTTCCATTTCGGCAAGCACTGGCAGCATTGGAACATTCTCATCCCTAGTTGTCCTATCAATTCAGAGTTGTCAGAACTTTTCAACCCTTGATGACTTCCTAACACAAGAATATGTACCTGCGATTGTGAAAATTGAGATATTGTGTTGTATGGAGTTATTGTCCCTGCCAGGTGAAAATTTTGGTAGTtttcctcatttgaaacatctagTAGTTAATAAGTGCCCAAGACTCACCTGGCAAAGGGGGTTGGTCTTGCCATCATCTCTCCAAAGGCTCGTCTTAACGAGCTGTGGGGATGTATCTCCACATGTTCCTAGCTGCCTCGATAACCTCACATCCCTTGTCTCGCTGAGCATTGGTGGCCTGAGCATAACATCTATTCCAGGTGACATTTGGCACAATAATCTTGCATCACTTAAGGAATTGGTGATTGAGGATTGTCCATATATACCTACTTTCATTTGGTGGAGCTAA
- the LOC119357355 gene encoding GATA transcription factor 26-like, producing the protein MVKKEGPCCHCGIMGSPIWRNGPPEKPVLCNACGTRWRKKGTLDNYTPTRRPQDAEAERKQHKKKPVRRIVKKEPSSHHNLGKTGDAADTFSNPSGFGSAASYSGSAQSHAWESLVPSRKRTCVARRRKPSSLETLAEDLNSIMHQEKLCSGSGVCTIPGSSEEDLLIYHSETAVGSFEIGYGSMLLTHPFKHAS; encoded by the exons ATGGTGAAGAAGGAGGGGCCGTGCTGCCACTGCGGAATCATGG GCAGCCCTATCTGGCGAAACGGGCCACCTGAGAAGCCAGTGCTCTGCAATGCGTGTGGGACAAGATGGAGGAAAAAGGGTACACTGGACAACTACACACCAACGCGTCGTCCCCAAGATGCTGAAGCAGAGaggaaacaacacaagaaaaagccCGTCCGCAGAATAGTGAAGAAAGAACCATCTTCTCATCACAACTTGGGGAAGACAGGGGATGCTGCTGACACTTTTAGCAATCCATCTGGTTTTGGATCAGCGGCATCGTATTCAG GTTCAGCGCAATCACATGCTTGGGAGTCACTGGTACCATCAAGAAAAAGGACTTGTGTCGCTCGTCGTCGTAAGCCGTCATCGCTGGAAACGCTTGCAGAGGATCTCAACTCCATAATGCACCAAGAGAAGTTATGTTCTGGTTCAGGGGTTTGTACCATTCCAGGATCCTCGGAGGAAGACCTACTGATTTATCATAGCGAGACTGCAGTTGGATCCTTTGAGATCGGTTACGGAAGCATGCTCCTTACACATCCATTCAAGCATGCTTCTTAA